A genomic region of Pyrus communis chromosome 14, drPyrComm1.1, whole genome shotgun sequence contains the following coding sequences:
- the LOC137716097 gene encoding probable E3 ubiquitin-protein ligase LUL2 produces MGNFGSNTSGGRRRHRPQPQMSGGTHVFAASTPPHPSQYPNRPDSNPPQYTNGSNPNPPQFFQYPRFYLPPPVPVPYPQPFHGSGVYMGPTPANWVHGQFPFGAAPPPHLPQGAPFVEHQKTVTVKNAVNIKKDSLRVEPDEENPGRFLVAFTFDAAAPGSITVLFFAKEDVDCKLLATKESLLKSVTVPFEKGLGQKFRQPSGTGIDFSVFEDIGLSKEGDIEVYPLVVKAECCPLNESERESVGNSARNSQITQAVFEKKENGEYKVRVMKQILWVNGMRYELQEIYGIGNSLESDQSGNDAGKECIICLSEPRDTTVLPCRHMCMCSGCAKVLRFQTNRCPVCRQPVDRLLEIKVNNGADSSG; encoded by the exons ATGGGTAATTTTGGAAGCAACACCTCCGGGGGTCGCCGGAGGCACCGCCCGCAACCCCAAATGTCTGGGGGCACTCATGTTTTTGCTGCTTCCACACCACCTCATCCGTCTCAATATCCAAACCGACCAGACTCCAATCCGCCGCAATATACAAATGGATCAAACCCCAATCCGCCCCAGTTCTTCCAATACCCCAGATTCTACCTGCCGCCGCCTGTGCCGGTACCGTATCCGCAGCCTTTTCACGGCAGCGGAGTCTATATGGGCCCCACTCCCGCCAATTGGGTTCACGGGCAGTTCCCTTTCGGTGCTGCTCCCCCTCCCCATCTCCCTCAGGGTGCTCCCTTTGTGGAACATCAGAAGACGGTCACCGTTAAGAATGCCGTGAATATCAAGAAAGACTCTTTGCGGGTTGAGCCGGATGAGGAGAATCCCGGGAGGTTCCTTGTTGCTTTCACGTTCGATGCTGCTGCGCCCGGAAG CATTACAGTTCTTTTTTTCGCTAAAGAAGATGTAGACTGTAAACTGTTAGCAACAAAGGAAAGCTTGCTTAAATCAGTTACAGTGCCTTTTGAGAAAGGACTTGGTCAAAAGTTTAGACAACCTTCCGGAACTGGGATTGACTTCTCAGTGTTTGAGGACATAGGGTTAAGTAAAGAGGGTGACATAGAAGTCTATCCTCTTGTGGTGAAGGCTGAATGCTGTCCCTTGAATGAAAGTGAGCGGGAATCGGTTGGAAATTCAGCTAGGAATTCTCAGATCACCCAGGCGGTGTTTGAAAAGAAGGAGAATGGGGAATACAAAGTGCGGGTGATGAAGCAGATACTATGGGTGAATGGTATGAGGTACGAGCTACAGGAGATCTATGGTATTGGGAATTCGCTTGAAAGTGATCAAAGTGGAAATGATGCTGGCAAAGAATGTATAATTTGCTTGTCAGAGCCTCGAGATACAACTGTCCTCCCATGCCGGCACATG TGCATGTGCAGTGGTTGTGCTAAGGTTTTGAGGTTCCAGACAAATAGATGCCCCGTCTGTAGGCAACCAGTTGATCGTCTCTTGGAAATCAAGGTGAACAATGGAGCTGATAGTTCAGGGTAG
- the LOC137714314 gene encoding uncharacterized acetyltransferase At3g50280-like yields MTPIRHISTSTIRPTNDDNDELNHRIELAPWDLRLIQIDYTHKGLLFKKSAETEESNSLIDHLKSTLARTLNIFYPLAGRLALTKNGDDNTGSFFIDCNGDGAEFVHAAADGVKVVDILESVYLADDIVNHLFSMMEAWNYEGVTKPLLAVQVTELVDGIFIGCSINHMVVDGTSFWHFFNTWSEISRVEPSGKISQPRPVFARQFHDGLIDLPIQLPFSYVQEIMTKKSVIGHGSSSLNSSQRVVFHFPKEKVAELKSKANVEMGTTDNNTISSLQALMAHLWRAVTRARNLNPDQEVRYLIAVGLRQRMEPPLPKEYLGNAVLGVLVTCTAGELVQHGLGWAAFRINEKIGSLKAEEVRKYMEDWVKAPTFLPNLQMDPETLDLRTGSSPRFNVYGNDFGWGRPVAVRSGIQERKVGSLTVYPGAEEGSIDFEACLCSETLRAMAEDAEFMQAILA; encoded by the coding sequence ATGACTCCGATTCGGCACATCTCCACCAGCACCATCCGACCAACGAATGACGACAATGATGAATTAAATCACAGAATCGAGTTAGCTCCGTGGGATCTGCGCTTGATCCAAATTGATTACACTCATAAGGGGCTTCTCTTCAAGAAATCAGCAGAGACGGAAGAGAGCAACAGCTTGATAGACCACCTAAAATCCACTCTTGCCCGGACCTTGAATATTTTCTACCCGCTCGCTGGTCGGCTCGCCCTGACTAAAAATGGTGACGATAACACTGGTTCTTTCTTCATCGACTGTAATGGCGATGGAGCTGAGTTTGTCCATGCAGCTGCCGATGGTGTCAAAGTGGTGGATATCCTTGAATCTGTTTATCTTGCAGATGACATTGTCAACCACCTCTTTTCTATGATGGAGGCTTGGAACTACGAGGGTGTTACGAAACCATTGCTTGCGGTACAAGTCACTGAGCTTGTTGACGGAATCTTTATTGGTTGCAGTATAAATCATATGGTCGTTGATGGTACCTCTTTCTGGCATTTCTTCAATACGTGGTCTGAAATTTCTCGTGTTGAACCTTCTGGTAAAATTTCTCAACCTCGTCCTGTTTTCGCTCGTCAATTTCATGACGGCTTGATTGATCTTCCAATTCAGCTACCCTTCTCCTACGTTCAAGAAATCATGACCAAGAAGTCTGTAATTGGACATGGATCGTCGTCTTTGAATTCTTCACAAAGGGTAGTATTTCATTTTCCTAAAGAGAAGGTGGCAGAGCTCAAGTCCAAGGCTAACGTTGAGATGGGCACCACGGACAATAACACGATCTCATCCCTTCAAGCACTCATGGCTCATCTTTGGCGAGCGGTAACGCGTGCCAGAAATCTGAACCCAGATCAAGAAGTTCGCTACCTGATTGCAGTGGGATTGCGGCAAAGAATGGAGCCACCGTTGCCAAAAGAGTACCTCGGGAATGCGGTTCTAGGCGTTCTTGTGACGTGCACAGCAGGGGAGCTAGTACAACATGGACTAGGGTGGGCAGCCTTCCGAATAAACGAAAAAATTGGTTCGCTGAAAGCTGAAGAAGTGAGGAAGTACATGGAGGATTGGGTAAAAGCTCCTACATTTCTTCCAAATTTACAAATGGATCCAGAAACTCTTGATTTGCGCACAGGAAGCTCGCCCCGGTTCAATGTGTATGGTAATGATTTTGGGTGGGGAAGGCCGGTTGCTGTGCGAAGCGGAATTCAAGAAAGAAAGGTTGGGAGCTTAACGGTGTATCCTGGGGCTGAAGAAGGAAGTATTGATTTTGAAGCTTGTCTTTGTTCAGAGACTCTACGAGCTATGGCAGAAGATGCAGAGTTCATGCAAGCTATACTCGCATGA
- the LOC137715109 gene encoding F-box/kelch-repeat protein At5g60570-like, whose product MRNMPSQLANYTKEEKEERVNVISNVNLKGTTNDGRRRYGSSDSLVPGLVDDVALNCLAWASRWDYASLSCINTRFNKLIKSGYLYGLREQLGILEHWVYLVCDLGGWEAFDPMGNKWMTLPKMPCDECFNHADKESLAMGSQLLVFGRELLDFAIWKYSAIHRSWIKCQGMNQPRCLFGSGSLGSIAIVAGGSDRNGNVLKSAEIYDSVSGRWEMLPNMHTPRRLCTGFFWDGKFYVMGGMSSPTDSLTCGEEYDLDMRKWRKIEGMYPSVNRAAQAPPLCAVVDNQLYAVEYLTNMVKKYDKGKNTWDVLGRLPVRADSSNGWGLAFKACGKELLVVGGQRGPEGEGIVLNSWSPKSGVKNGTLDWKVIGVKEHVGVFVYNCAVMGC is encoded by the coding sequence ATGAGAAACATGCCTTCCCAGTTGGCTAATTATACgaaggaagaaaaggaagagagagtaAATGTTATTTCGAATGTGAATTTGAAGGGGACAACGAATGATGGTCGTCGAAGGTATGGATCAAGTGACTCGCTTGTCCCCGGTCTTGTTGACGATGTAGCTTTGAATTGCCTCGCTTGGGCTTCTAGATGGGATTATGCTTCTCTGTCGTGTATTAATACAAGGTTTAATAAGTTAATTAAAAGTGGGTATTTGTATGGGTTGAGAGAGCAGTTGGGAATTCTGGAGCATTGGGTGTATCTGGTGTGTGATTTAGGAGGGTGGGAGGCATTTGATCCAATGGGAAACAAATGGATGACATTGCCTAAGATGCCTTGTGATGAGTGTTTCAATCATGCGGATAAGGAGTCTTTGGCCATGGGAAGTCAGTTGTTGGTTTTTGGTCGTGAACTGTTGGATTTTGCGATTTGGAAGTACAGTGCAATACATCGTAGCTGGATAAAATGTCAGGGAATGAACCAGCCCCGCTGTTTGTTCGGGTCTGGTAGCCTTGGTTCAATTGCTATTGTTGCGGGTGGGAGTGATAGAAatggaaatgttttgaaatcAGCGGAGATATATGATTCTGTATCGGGTAGGTGGGAAATGCTACCCAACATGCACACTCCACGTAGATTGTGCACTGGTTTTTTTTGGGACGGCAAGTTTTACGTTATGGGTGGGATGTCAAGTCCTACTGACTCGCTTACTTGTGGGGAGGAATATGATCTCGATATGAGGAAATGGAGGAAAATTGAGGGTATGTATCCATCTGTCAATAGGGCTGCACAGGCTCCTCCACTTTGTGCGGTTGTTGATAACCAATTGTATGCAGTTGAGTATTTAACCAACATGGTGAAGAAGTATGACAAGGGGAAGAACACCTGGGATGTTTTAGGAAGACTTCCAGTGAGGGCTGACTCTTCAAACGGCTGGGGCCTGGCCTTCAAGGCTTGTGGAAAGGAGCTTCTCGTTGTGGGCGGGCAAAGAGGTCCTGAAGGTGAAGGTATTGTTCTGAACTCATGGTCTCCAAAGTCAGGGGTCAAGAATGGCACCTTGGATTGGAAAGTTATCGGTGTGAAAGAGCATGTTGGGGTGTTTGTGTACAACTGTGCAGTTATGGGTTGTTGA